In Prosthecobacter sp., a genomic segment contains:
- a CDS encoding PQQ-dependent sugar dehydrogenase, which translates to MKLNHTLPLVLGLLAMPTLSRAEDPKPVQPGGKLPKPVAIQLVKVADDLVEPVHVACPKDGTGRVFICERPGVVKIVKDGKVLKRPFLDIKDKTVSSFLEQGLYDLEFHPKFKENGLFYIHYSDMWFNGDGFIVEYKVKASNPDQADPDSARVVMQLERPYCNHNGGEICFGPDGYLYIGSGDGGWEGDVLNAGQDLSTTLGKVLRIDVNTRTTEKGYGIPKDNPFITPLQQMTLFGISEEAFSKIQPKARPEIWSYGIRNPWTMSFDSKTGEFYVYDIGQNHWEEINVEPAGCKGGINYGWKAMCGSHPFPQILKKNPDGTETSVNPDNWAQIGKLPVAEYSHVDQGNCVIGVGVYRGKDYPSLDGVCFVADWGSGKVWGLQRDGAGAWQMQELLDLDTPLRPTGGGEGEDGALYICHGTAGYGGKTDPYQEARGAVWKIVAADKVPAGAEVAPLQKK; encoded by the coding sequence ATGAAATTGAACCACACCCTCCCGCTTGTGCTTGGCCTGCTGGCCATGCCAACACTCTCCCGAGCCGAAGACCCCAAACCCGTGCAGCCCGGCGGCAAATTGCCGAAGCCTGTGGCCATCCAACTTGTCAAAGTGGCGGATGATCTCGTCGAACCCGTGCATGTCGCCTGCCCGAAAGACGGCACGGGACGTGTGTTCATCTGCGAACGGCCCGGCGTGGTGAAGATCGTGAAGGATGGCAAGGTGCTGAAGCGCCCGTTTCTCGACATCAAGGACAAGACGGTCAGCTCCTTCCTCGAACAGGGCCTCTACGACCTCGAATTTCATCCGAAGTTCAAGGAGAACGGCCTGTTCTACATCCACTACTCCGACATGTGGTTCAACGGCGACGGTTTCATCGTCGAGTACAAGGTGAAGGCCAGCAATCCTGACCAGGCCGATCCTGACAGCGCCCGCGTGGTGATGCAGCTCGAGCGTCCGTATTGCAATCACAACGGCGGCGAGATCTGCTTTGGCCCCGATGGTTATCTTTACATCGGCAGCGGTGACGGCGGCTGGGAAGGCGACGTGCTCAACGCCGGCCAGGATCTCAGCACCACGCTCGGCAAAGTGCTGCGCATCGACGTGAACACACGCACCACCGAAAAAGGCTATGGCATTCCGAAGGACAACCCTTTCATCACTCCGCTCCAGCAGATGACGCTGTTCGGCATCAGCGAAGAAGCGTTCTCGAAGATCCAGCCGAAGGCACGCCCTGAAATCTGGAGCTACGGCATCCGCAATCCATGGACGATGAGCTTCGACAGCAAGACCGGCGAGTTCTACGTCTATGACATCGGCCAGAACCACTGGGAAGAGATCAACGTCGAGCCTGCGGGCTGCAAAGGCGGCATCAACTACGGCTGGAAGGCCATGTGTGGCAGTCATCCCTTCCCGCAGATCTTGAAGAAGAATCCCGACGGCACCGAAACGAGCGTCAATCCCGACAACTGGGCACAGATCGGCAAACTGCCCGTCGCGGAATACAGCCACGTTGATCAGGGCAACTGCGTCATCGGCGTCGGCGTCTATCGCGGCAAAGATTATCCGAGTCTCGATGGCGTGTGCTTCGTGGCCGACTGGGGTTCCGGTAAAGTTTGGGGCCTGCAACGCGATGGTGCCGGTGCCTGGCAGATGCAGGAGTTACTCGACCTCGATACTCCGCTGCGCCCCACCGGTGGCGGCGAAGGTGAAGACGGCGCGCTTTACATCTGCCACGGCACGGCTGGCTATGGTGGCAAGACTGATCCGTATCAGGAAGCACGCGGCGCGGTGTGGAAGATCGTGGCGGCTGACAAAGTGCCTGCGGGTGCGGAAGTCGCCCCCCTGCAGAAGAAGTAA
- a CDS encoding alpha/beta hydrolase family protein has translation MKILIALLAATSLHAQILPGTKPLEPNPDFSATMVAGIDKFALRLIEQSKTGRKPTREKLKAAIGIVDERVPVTALEFVGDTASPALLLETEQCRVFRVRWPVFDGVHGEGIYVQPKGKPHARVIYLPDADGTPERLVDEWLLTTGCEVVIPALVSRDSEFSTNDKFNVKTNIPHREWVYRQSYELGHHIIGYEVQKALSIVDWFKAQPEQVPVLIAGVGEGGMQALHAAAIDERIDSVYSMGYFAPREGVWQEPIERNVFGLLRDLGDAEIASLIAPRPLVLQHLFYPNRVVSMEAPKGMRAIAAPGKLSAPDLAAFNAEIERAKTLAPTGRILAATQETNNDQIIRHLLPLASADAALKSLKITGATITIKPDATRQKRLVRELEAFTQRLLVTTETERKEQFWNKLPLKSLPEFEAYTVKERERFWNEVIGRLPDPNLPMNAKSRFVRETDKVRIYEVTLDVWDDVFAWGWLCLPKDLKDGEKRPVVVCQHGLEGIPEDTITTDETNRAFGAYKAFTLRLAEQGFITFAPHNPYRGMHAFRTLQRKLNPLGLTLYSVINGQHQRILEWLKSQPFTPPDKIAFYGLSYGGKSAMRTPAVLTNYCLSICSGDFNEWVRKCVSTDMPMNYTHTHEYEIWEWNMGRTFNYAEMAALIAPRPFMVERGHNDGVGIDEWVNYEFAKVRRLYNKLLIGERTTIEHFDGPHTINGVGTYQFLKEKLGWK, from the coding sequence ATGAAAATCCTCATCGCCCTTCTCGCAGCCACCTCGCTGCATGCCCAAATCCTTCCCGGCACGAAACCGCTGGAGCCGAATCCGGATTTTTCTGCCACGATGGTCGCGGGCATCGACAAATTCGCGCTGCGGCTCATCGAGCAGTCGAAGACGGGCCGCAAGCCGACGCGGGAGAAGCTGAAGGCTGCCATTGGCATCGTGGATGAGCGCGTGCCTGTCACGGCGCTCGAATTCGTCGGCGACACGGCCTCCCCTGCCTTGCTGCTCGAAACGGAGCAGTGCCGCGTTTTCCGCGTACGCTGGCCGGTCTTCGACGGCGTACATGGCGAGGGCATTTATGTGCAGCCGAAGGGCAAACCGCATGCGCGGGTGATCTACCTGCCGGATGCCGACGGCACGCCGGAGAGGCTGGTGGACGAATGGCTGCTCACCACCGGCTGCGAGGTCGTCATTCCGGCGCTGGTGAGCCGCGATTCGGAGTTCAGCACGAATGACAAGTTCAACGTGAAGACGAACATCCCGCACCGCGAGTGGGTGTATCGCCAAAGCTACGAGCTGGGGCATCACATCATCGGTTACGAGGTGCAGAAGGCGCTCTCCATTGTCGATTGGTTCAAGGCGCAGCCGGAGCAGGTGCCGGTGCTCATCGCCGGAGTGGGCGAAGGCGGCATGCAGGCCCTGCACGCGGCCGCCATCGACGAGCGGATCGACAGCGTGTACTCGATGGGCTACTTCGCGCCGCGTGAAGGTGTGTGGCAGGAGCCGATTGAACGCAATGTCTTCGGCCTGCTGCGTGATCTCGGCGACGCGGAGATCGCCAGCCTCATCGCACCGCGTCCCCTGGTGTTGCAGCACTTGTTTTATCCGAACCGTGTCGTCTCGATGGAGGCCCCCAAAGGTATGCGCGCCATCGCCGCGCCGGGAAAACTCTCCGCGCCTGATCTGGCCGCCTTCAACGCCGAGATTGAGCGCGCGAAGACTCTCGCGCCCACCGGCCGCATCCTCGCGGCCACGCAGGAGACGAACAACGATCAGATCATCCGCCATCTGCTGCCCCTGGCCTCCGCCGATGCCGCACTAAAATCGCTAAAGATCACCGGAGCCACGATCACGATCAAACCCGATGCCACACGCCAAAAGAGGCTCGTGCGCGAGCTTGAAGCCTTCACGCAACGATTGCTGGTGACCACCGAGACGGAGCGCAAGGAGCAGTTCTGGAACAAGCTGCCGCTCAAATCGCTGCCTGAGTTTGAAGCCTACACGGTGAAGGAGCGCGAGCGCTTCTGGAACGAAGTCATCGGCCGCCTGCCGGACCCGAACCTGCCGATGAACGCCAAGAGCCGCTTCGTGCGAGAGACGGACAAGGTGCGCATTTACGAAGTCACCTTGGACGTGTGGGACGATGTGTTTGCGTGGGGCTGGCTGTGCCTGCCGAAGGATCTCAAGGATGGCGAGAAACGTCCCGTCGTCGTCTGCCAGCATGGATTGGAAGGCATTCCGGAAGACACCATCACCACGGACGAGACGAACCGCGCCTTTGGAGCCTACAAGGCCTTCACGCTACGTCTCGCGGAACAGGGATTCATCACTTTCGCGCCGCACAACCCGTATCGCGGCATGCACGCCTTCCGCACGCTCCAGCGGAAGCTCAATCCGCTCGGCCTCACGCTCTACAGCGTCATCAACGGCCAGCATCAGCGCATTCTCGAGTGGCTGAAGTCGCAGCCCTTCACACCGCCGGACAAGATCGCCTTCTACGGCCTCAGCTATGGCGGGAAGTCGGCCATGCGCACGCCCGCCGTGCTAACCAATTACTGCCTGAGCATTTGCAGCGGCGACTTCAATGAATGGGTGCGCAAGTGCGTGAGCACGGACATGCCGATGAATTACACGCACACCCACGAGTACGAGATCTGGGAGTGGAACATGGGCCGCACCTTCAACTACGCCGAGATGGCCGCGCTGATCGCGCCGAGGCCCTTCATGGTCGAACGCGGCCACAACGACGGCGTGGGCATCGACGAATGGGTGAACTACGAGTTCGCCAAAGTCCGCCGCCTCTACAACAAGCTCCTCATCGGCGAGCGCACGACGATCGAGCACTTCGACGGCCCGCACACGATCAACGGCGTGGGGACGTACCAGTTTTTGAAGGAGAAACTGGGGTGGAAGTGA
- a CDS encoding HAD-IA family hydrolase — protein MPQPVLLSDVGKVLIDFDFSIAARRLAERCDHPAETVLTLFDDIKGPYEDGRMDDVAFVREAIAATGFRGTAQEFEAIWCEIFTQNEPMRATLGALAGKLPMHLLSNTSGLHKNYFLRTFAIFQHFQDGVYSYSAGCSKPGEAIFHQTIAKLDLDPVRTFYIDDLAANIETAARLGFRTFHYSFAKHPQLQAELDEWLAAQGIG, from the coding sequence ATGCCCCAGCCTGTTCTGCTCTCCGACGTTGGCAAAGTTCTCATCGATTTCGATTTCAGCATCGCGGCCAGGCGGCTGGCCGAGCGCTGCGATCATCCGGCGGAGACGGTGCTGACGTTGTTCGACGACATTAAAGGGCCGTACGAGGACGGACGCATGGATGATGTGGCATTTGTGCGCGAGGCAATCGCGGCAACCGGTTTCCGCGGCACGGCGCAAGAGTTTGAGGCCATCTGGTGTGAGATTTTCACGCAGAACGAGCCGATGCGCGCCACGCTGGGCGCGCTGGCAGGCAAATTGCCGATGCATCTGCTCTCGAACACGAGCGGGCTGCACAAGAACTACTTTCTGCGCACTTTTGCCATCTTTCAGCACTTCCAAGACGGCGTGTATTCGTATTCCGCAGGCTGCTCGAAGCCGGGGGAGGCAATTTTTCACCAAACCATCGCCAAACTCGATCTTGATCCCGTGCGCACGTTTTACATCGACGATCTCGCAGCGAACATCGAGACCGCCGCGCGGCTGGGTTTTCGGACCTTTCACTACAGCTTTGCGAAACATCCACAGTTGCAGGCCGAGCTCGATGAATGGCTGGCAGCTCAGGGCATTGGTTGA
- a CDS encoding glutaredoxin: MQTPKITAYLKTYCGWSEGIRAIFRKYDLAYEEKDIIKNPAFRWEMEQKSGQPLSPCVEVNGTMLADISGEEVERWMTENGLLNLSDAPADAPTNSACTDAQHAAMAAGQVGTLKFVG, from the coding sequence ATGCAAACACCCAAAATCACCGCCTACCTGAAAACCTACTGTGGCTGGAGCGAAGGCATCCGTGCCATCTTCCGCAAATATGATCTCGCCTACGAGGAGAAGGACATCATCAAGAACCCCGCCTTCCGCTGGGAGATGGAACAGAAGAGCGGCCAGCCGCTGTCACCCTGCGTCGAAGTGAACGGCACCATGCTGGCCGACATCAGCGGCGAGGAAGTCGAGCGCTGGATGACCGAAAACGGCCTCCTCAACCTCAGCGATGCCCCGGCCGATGCGCCGACGAACTCCGCCTGCACGGATGCCCAGCATGCCGCGATGGCGGCCGGTCAGGTCGGCACCTTGAAGTTTGTCGGTTGA
- a CDS encoding UvrB/UvrC motif-containing protein → MKCDVCENEATVFLTQIINGQMTTVNLCETCSKAKGVTEETGFGLAEAFLSPSQRADTETMEIVCDACGFTASQLKKIGRMGCPECYTAFREGLDGLLRNMHKGTRHVGKRPNRKSIVTPQMLPRQRASIVQETPPSAPVAPPPADVSQLRAELDLAVSEERYEDAAKLKAEIESLQPKASSK, encoded by the coding sequence ATGAAATGCGACGTTTGCGAGAATGAGGCCACAGTCTTCCTCACCCAGATCATCAACGGTCAGATGACCACGGTGAATCTGTGTGAGACCTGCTCGAAGGCCAAAGGCGTGACCGAGGAGACCGGCTTCGGTCTGGCGGAGGCGTTTCTCAGCCCCTCGCAGCGTGCCGATACGGAAACCATGGAGATCGTGTGCGATGCCTGCGGCTTCACCGCCTCGCAGCTCAAAAAAATCGGCCGCATGGGCTGCCCGGAATGCTACACCGCCTTCCGTGAAGGTTTGGACGGACTGCTGCGCAACATGCACAAAGGCACACGGCATGTCGGCAAGCGTCCCAACCGCAAAAGCATCGTCACACCGCAGATGCTGCCCAGGCAGCGCGCGTCCATCGTCCAGGAGACTCCGCCGTCTGCTCCAGTAGCACCACCGCCCGCGGATGTTTCCCAACTACGCGCCGAACTCGATCTGGCGGTGAGCGAGGAGCGCTATGAGGACGCGGCGAAGTTGAAAGCCGAGATCGAGAGCCTTCAGCCCAAGGCTTCCTCCAAATGA
- a CDS encoding DUF2959 family protein, translated as MSPRLLLASLVFTLAACNTVYYAAWEKLGFEKRDLLKSAVKAARGEQKEAGGEFQDALTQLQKLTGYSGGNLESAYNRFKGEYEDCEAQATRVREEIREVDTVARDLFREWEREIRQYESASLAADSRRKLADTRSRFEQLSSSLHAAESTMEPVLRQFRDQVLYLKHNLNAAAVGSLRGKADNIQGDIQRLLEQMNRSIAEADRFIQTL; from the coding sequence ATGAGTCCTCGTCTCCTCCTCGCCTCGCTGGTCTTCACGCTGGCCGCCTGCAACACGGTCTATTACGCCGCCTGGGAAAAGCTGGGCTTTGAGAAGCGTGACCTGCTCAAAAGCGCGGTCAAAGCCGCGCGTGGCGAGCAGAAGGAGGCTGGTGGGGAGTTTCAAGACGCGCTGACGCAGCTTCAAAAGCTGACCGGCTACAGCGGCGGCAATCTTGAAAGCGCCTACAACCGCTTCAAAGGAGAATACGAAGACTGCGAGGCCCAGGCCACGAGGGTGCGTGAAGAAATCCGCGAGGTGGACACGGTGGCGCGGGATCTGTTCCGTGAATGGGAGCGCGAAATCCGCCAGTATGAGAGCGCCTCGCTCGCGGCGGACAGCCGTCGCAAGCTGGCGGACACACGCAGCCGCTTCGAGCAGCTTTCCAGCTCGTTGCACGCTGCAGAATCGACGATGGAGCCTGTTTTACGTCAGTTTCGCGACCAGGTGCTTTATTTGAAGCACAACCTCAACGCCGCCGCCGTCGGTTCGCTGCGTGGCAAGGCAGACAACATCCAGGGCGACATCCAGCGCCTGCTGGAGCAGATGAATCGCTCCATTGCCGAGGCGGACCGGTTCATTCAGACGCTCTGA
- a CDS encoding prolyl oligopeptidase family serine peptidase — translation MVKTIAFLITTASLALADTQTSASYSGDFIIKVNYPYLLSKPKGYDVDQMKKWPLVIFLHGSGERGTDLELIKKHGPPKLIAAGQKFPAVIASLQCDSKNLWNPHGVKAVTDHLIKTERIDTNRVYLTGISMGGFGTWETAFEYPDTYAAIAPVCGGAGVRWVTAERLKHLPAWIFHGDKDGAVPVENSQKIYDALKKIDAPVKLTIYPGVGHNSWTATYDSPEFWKWLFEQKRS, via the coding sequence ATGGTCAAAACGATCGCCTTTCTCATCACCACGGCATCTCTCGCGCTCGCTGACACGCAAACGTCCGCTTCCTACAGCGGCGATTTCATCATCAAGGTCAACTACCCCTACCTTCTGTCGAAACCCAAAGGTTATGACGTGGATCAGATGAAGAAATGGCCGCTCGTCATCTTCCTGCATGGATCGGGCGAGCGCGGCACCGATCTCGAACTCATCAAAAAACACGGCCCGCCCAAATTGATCGCGGCTGGGCAGAAATTCCCCGCCGTCATCGCCAGCTTGCAGTGTGATTCGAAGAATCTGTGGAATCCACACGGCGTGAAGGCCGTCACCGATCATCTCATCAAGACCGAGCGCATCGACACAAACCGCGTTTATCTCACAGGCATCAGCATGGGCGGTTTTGGCACTTGGGAGACGGCCTTCGAGTACCCCGACACCTATGCCGCCATCGCACCGGTCTGCGGCGGAGCGGGCGTGCGCTGGGTCACAGCGGAGCGCCTCAAACATCTGCCCGCCTGGATCTTTCACGGCGACAAGGACGGCGCTGTCCCGGTCGAAAACAGCCAGAAAATCTACGACGCGCTCAAGAAGATCGACGCCCCGGTCAAATTGACGATCTATCCCGGTGTCGGCCACAATTCGTGGACTGCGACGTATGACAGCCCCGAGTTCTGGAAATGGCTCTTTGAACAAAAACGCTCATGA
- a CDS encoding protein arginine kinase, with translation MMRFATLIKNPADWMKGAGPHSEIVMTSRVRLARNLRGFPFPGFSQERQRIELLERARPVVEGLPEMQDGYSEDYTDLSKIRKQVLVERHLVSREHAARSSGCAVVVDRKQSISIMINEEDHFRIQGIRPGLNLTSAYEVVDRVDTELEGLLPYAFDTKLGYLTACPTNLGTGMRASVMLHLPALVLTDQINPVIKAVGKIGLAVRGLYGEGTEALGNLFQISNQHTLGEAEPEIIAQIEKVIEGVVRSEVTARAKLKEDHQTMLRDQVGRAFAILRYAHILTSKEALNLLSMLRLGADLDLVGNCDRSLIDMLLLEIQPAHLQLNAARELSPEERDCMRAEITRARLQSIDGPGSFPPSISTPGGPPPPPHDE, from the coding sequence ATGATGCGCTTTGCCACACTGATCAAAAACCCTGCCGACTGGATGAAGGGTGCCGGCCCGCATTCCGAGATCGTCATGACCTCGCGGGTGCGTCTGGCGCGCAATCTGCGCGGCTTTCCGTTTCCCGGCTTCAGCCAGGAGCGCCAGCGCATCGAGCTGCTCGAACGCGCACGACCGGTGGTTGAAGGCCTTCCCGAGATGCAGGATGGCTACAGTGAGGACTACACTGACCTCAGCAAGATCCGCAAACAGGTGCTGGTGGAACGGCACCTCGTCAGCCGCGAACATGCAGCGCGGTCCTCCGGCTGCGCCGTGGTCGTCGATCGCAAGCAGAGCATCTCCATCATGATCAATGAGGAGGATCATTTCCGCATCCAGGGCATCCGCCCCGGCTTAAACCTCACCAGCGCCTACGAAGTGGTGGACCGCGTGGACACGGAACTGGAGGGCCTGCTGCCCTACGCGTTTGACACCAAGCTCGGCTACCTCACCGCCTGCCCCACGAATCTCGGCACCGGCATGCGTGCCTCGGTCATGCTGCATCTGCCGGCTCTGGTGCTCACCGACCAGATCAATCCCGTCATCAAGGCCGTCGGCAAGATCGGTCTCGCCGTCCGTGGACTCTATGGCGAAGGCACGGAGGCGCTCGGCAACCTGTTTCAGATTTCCAACCAGCACACGCTGGGCGAGGCAGAGCCCGAAATCATCGCCCAGATCGAAAAAGTCATCGAAGGCGTCGTGCGCTCCGAAGTGACCGCCCGCGCGAAGCTCAAAGAGGACCACCAGACCATGCTGCGCGACCAGGTCGGGCGTGCCTTCGCCATCCTGCGCTACGCTCACATCCTTACTTCCAAGGAGGCGTTGAACCTGCTTTCCATGCTCCGGCTCGGTGCCGATCTCGATCTGGTCGGCAACTGCGACCGCAGCCTCATCGACATGCTGCTGCTAGAGATCCAGCCCGCACATTTGCAGCTTAATGCTGCGCGTGAATTGTCCCCTGAAGAGCGTGACTGCATGCGCGCTGAAATCACTCGTGCGCGGTTGCAATCCATCGACGGCCCGGGTAGCTTTCCTCCATCCATTTCAACCCCAGGAGGCCCCCCTCCGCCCCCCCATGATGAATAA
- a CDS encoding zinc metallopeptidase encodes MPFLLIGVALFAGLALVRWAQARHASMMTKGLRVNAPTAHNAGEIALLFLKSEGVDDVQIVEHNALVTNYFDPARRRLFLRSEVAHGTTLTAWAIALHEAAHALQTGDSLGELKWRQSCIRMSRYLPTLAVLVITGMTLFKVLIPRNAIFIAAGVLLLLLLLNLGSVPTELNANKRLRRFLEEHLKNHGQAHERINELLFCMAIRETGDLLSSPRYFFLSALPGTGKSRPS; translated from the coding sequence ATGCCGTTTCTGCTCATTGGTGTCGCTCTCTTCGCCGGTCTCGCCCTCGTCCGCTGGGCGCAGGCGCGGCATGCGAGCATGATGACCAAAGGCCTACGGGTGAACGCGCCCACGGCACACAATGCTGGCGAGATCGCCCTCCTGTTTCTCAAATCCGAAGGCGTCGATGATGTGCAGATCGTCGAGCACAACGCCCTCGTCACCAATTACTTCGATCCCGCCCGTCGCAGGCTGTTCCTGCGTAGTGAGGTGGCCCATGGCACGACTTTGACCGCGTGGGCCATCGCCCTGCACGAAGCCGCGCACGCCCTGCAAACAGGAGACAGTCTGGGCGAACTCAAATGGCGGCAAAGCTGCATCCGCATGAGCCGCTACCTGCCCACGCTGGCCGTGCTGGTCATCACCGGGATGACGCTTTTCAAAGTGCTGATTCCACGCAACGCCATCTTCATCGCCGCTGGCGTCCTGCTGCTCCTTTTGCTGTTGAACCTCGGCAGCGTGCCCACCGAGCTCAACGCCAACAAGCGCCTCCGCCGCTTCTTGGAAGAACACCTCAAAAATCACGGCCAGGCGCACGAACGCATCAACGAACTGCTCTTCTGCATGGCCATCCGCGAAACCGGCGACCTGCTCAGCTCCCCGCGCTACTTCTTCCTCAGCGCCCTGCCCGGCACAGGAAAATCACGCCCTTCGTAA
- a CDS encoding platelet-activating factor acetylhydrolase IB subunit: MKFIPTTFATLLFITTAVLAQTPAPATKPAVPAVKLPPQPPDVAAPKLGPDGKPNAGFIAAHERFVAIAKEGKAELVFLGDSITAGWGSKKEIWDKAFGAYKPANFGIGGDRTQHVLWRITNGELDGIKPKAVVLMIGTNNSGTDSAEGIAKGVTLIVETIRAKQPQAKILLLAVFPRGEKAAPNPGREKLKQVNAIIAKLDDGKNIHFLDIGDKFLQPDGSLTKEIMPDFLHLSPAGYQIWADAISPKLAELMK, from the coding sequence ATGAAATTCATCCCAACCACATTTGCCACCCTCCTGTTCATCACCACCGCCGTTCTGGCGCAGACTCCGGCTCCCGCCACCAAACCTGCTGTTCCTGCGGTCAAACTGCCGCCGCAGCCGCCGGATGTGGCCGCACCGAAACTCGGACCTGATGGCAAGCCAAACGCGGGCTTCATTGCCGCGCATGAACGTTTTGTGGCCATTGCAAAGGAAGGCAAGGCCGAGCTCGTGTTCCTCGGTGACTCGATCACCGCAGGCTGGGGCAGCAAAAAGGAGATCTGGGACAAGGCGTTCGGCGCTTACAAGCCTGCCAACTTTGGCATTGGTGGCGACCGCACGCAGCATGTGCTCTGGCGCATCACCAATGGCGAACTCGACGGCATCAAGCCCAAGGCCGTCGTCCTCATGATCGGCACGAACAACTCCGGCACCGATTCTGCTGAAGGCATCGCCAAGGGCGTCACCCTCATCGTCGAAACGATCCGCGCCAAGCAGCCGCAGGCCAAGATCCTCCTGCTCGCTGTTTTCCCGCGTGGTGAGAAGGCCGCTCCGAATCCTGGCCGCGAAAAGCTGAAGCAGGTGAACGCCATCATCGCCAAGCTCGACGACGGCAAAAACATTCACTTCCTCGACATCGGTGACAAGTTCCTGCAGCCCGACGGCAGTCTCACCAAGGAGATCATGCCCGATTTCCTGCATCTCTCCCCAGCAGGCTACCAGATCTGGGCCGACGCGATCAGTCCGAAGCTCGCAGAGCTGATGAAATAG
- a CDS encoding succinate dehydrogenase/fumarate reductase iron-sulfur subunit: MSQLNLHLKVWRQNGSQPGHFQDIDAPDIPDHASFLEMMDIINERLISKGQDPVAFDHDCREGICGACSMQINGVPHGPAKATTTCQLHMRKFQTGDTIWIEPFRARAFPVLKDLMIDRGSFDRIQQAGGFVTVRTGAPQDANALPIGKEVADAAMDAAECIGCGACVAACKNASAMLFVSAKAGQLNLLPQGQPEKDRRTLGMVRQMDKEGFGNCTNQYECEAACPKEISVRWITKLNRDYAIAAVKDAFGNSSKVAGGGD, from the coding sequence ATGTCCCAACTCAATCTGCACCTCAAAGTCTGGCGTCAGAACGGCTCGCAGCCCGGCCATTTCCAAGACATCGACGCGCCTGACATTCCCGATCATGCCTCATTCTTGGAGATGATGGACATCATCAACGAGCGCCTCATCTCGAAAGGCCAGGATCCCGTCGCTTTCGATCACGACTGCCGTGAAGGCATCTGCGGAGCCTGCTCCATGCAGATCAACGGCGTGCCGCATGGCCCGGCCAAGGCGACGACGACCTGCCAGCTTCACATGCGCAAGTTTCAGACGGGTGACACGATCTGGATCGAGCCCTTCCGTGCGCGTGCCTTCCCGGTGCTCAAAGACCTCATGATTGACCGTGGTTCGTTTGACCGCATCCAGCAGGCCGGTGGTTTCGTCACCGTGCGCACGGGTGCGCCACAGGACGCGAACGCCCTGCCCATCGGCAAAGAAGTCGCCGATGCTGCGATGGATGCCGCCGAATGCATCGGCTGCGGTGCCTGTGTTGCCGCGTGCAAAAACGCCAGCGCCATGCTCTTCGTCTCCGCCAAGGCCGGTCAGCTTAATCTGCTGCCACAAGGCCAGCCTGAGAAGGACCGCCGCACGCTCGGCATGGTCCGCCAGATGGACAAAGAGGGCTTCGGCAACTGCACCAACCAGTACGAGTGCGAAGCCGCCTGCCCGAAAGAAATCAGCGTCCGCTGGATCACCAAGCTCAACCGCGACTACGCGATTGCGGCTGTCAAAGATGCCTTTGGCAATTCGTCGAAGGTCGCGGGCGGCGGGGATTGA